One segment of Arthrobacter sp. MMS18-M83 DNA contains the following:
- a CDS encoding FAD-dependent oxidoreductase, which yields MPEHTYDLIVVGSGIAGQTAATSAAEAGLKVVMLEKTASLGGSSAMSGGWFAFTGTEEQEAEGIEDSTELFLQDMLEVGQYHNDRSLLQAYLTYQQETYRWLKQHGVEFREVEISSGQSARRSHNSMIKEVLASLHRDLTAAGGQTLLNHRAVRLVQDDSGRVTGVITQSEQSQEQFTAAGGVILATGGFSRGTELLKTFAPEQLSAIPYGGKGNTGDGLRMAWKLGAGMADMAFVSGTYGSHPDTGEEFHELLTAYYMGAVVVNKHGRRFVDESQDYKTLGRVVLDQPEGLGFEIFDAKVRAKSHQGIPLKDIDTLEDIGHVYKAETLKELAEIAGIDPGTLAETIRQYNAAIAGEQADEVGRSSLCNGVGELLTIDQAPFYAYPAKSLMTTTYCGVTITDRGQVRDVDGEVIDGLYAIGEVTGGFHGAAYMTGTSLGKGAVFGRIAAGHAAARLGVGVGAA from the coding sequence ATGCCCGAACATACATACGATCTGATTGTCGTCGGCTCCGGCATCGCCGGGCAGACGGCCGCAACCTCAGCTGCCGAGGCGGGACTGAAAGTGGTCATGCTGGAAAAAACAGCAAGCCTCGGCGGGTCTTCGGCGATGAGCGGCGGTTGGTTCGCGTTCACCGGCACCGAGGAGCAAGAAGCGGAGGGGATCGAGGACTCTACCGAACTATTCCTGCAGGACATGCTCGAGGTCGGCCAGTACCACAACGACCGATCCCTGCTACAGGCCTACCTCACTTACCAGCAGGAGACCTACCGGTGGCTTAAGCAACACGGCGTGGAGTTCCGCGAAGTGGAGATCAGCTCCGGGCAGTCGGCACGTCGCAGCCACAACTCGATGATCAAAGAAGTCCTGGCTTCTCTCCATCGCGACTTAACGGCCGCCGGAGGACAGACCCTTCTGAACCACCGGGCAGTGCGGCTAGTACAGGACGATTCGGGGCGCGTCACGGGAGTGATCACGCAGTCAGAACAGTCCCAGGAACAGTTCACCGCCGCCGGCGGTGTCATCCTGGCCACCGGCGGATTCAGCCGAGGAACAGAGCTACTGAAGACCTTTGCGCCGGAGCAACTGAGCGCCATCCCTTACGGGGGGAAGGGCAATACCGGGGACGGGCTGCGGATGGCTTGGAAGCTCGGGGCCGGCATGGCGGACATGGCATTCGTCAGCGGGACGTACGGTTCCCACCCGGACACCGGGGAGGAGTTCCATGAACTGCTGACGGCTTATTACATGGGGGCCGTCGTCGTGAACAAACACGGCCGGCGCTTCGTCGACGAATCGCAGGACTACAAGACACTCGGCCGGGTGGTCCTCGACCAGCCCGAGGGACTTGGCTTCGAAATCTTCGATGCGAAAGTACGGGCGAAGTCACACCAGGGCATCCCGCTGAAGGACATCGATACCCTTGAGGACATCGGACACGTGTACAAGGCCGAGACTCTCAAGGAACTGGCGGAAATCGCCGGCATCGACCCCGGAACCCTTGCCGAGACGATCCGCCAATACAACGCCGCAATTGCCGGTGAGCAAGCGGACGAGGTCGGGCGGAGCAGCCTGTGTAACGGGGTCGGTGAACTGCTAACCATCGACCAGGCGCCGTTCTACGCCTACCCGGCGAAGTCCCTCATGACCACCACCTACTGCGGCGTGACTATCACCGACCGCGGGCAGGTCCGCGACGTCGACGGCGAAGTCATTGACGGTCTGTACGCCATCGGAGAAGTCACCGGCGGCTTCCACGGCGCGGCCTACATGACGGGCACGTCCCTGGGCAAGGGCGCCGTCTTCGGCCGCATCGCGGCCGGGCACGCGGCCGCAAGGCTTGGCGTCGGTGTCGGCGCCGCATGA
- a CDS encoding MFS transporter has translation MSQPTPTPYVKHPSRTRMPASAQAKRAVVSGTFGSALEWFDFAIYGAMSATVFPAVFFNKLDPGIGLLASFAAFGVGFFARPLGGIVFGHLGDRFGRRKILLTTFVLMGMASMIIGLLPPYSSIGFIAPLALVLMRFIQGVALGGEATGAQLMTMEHAPGDRRSFYGALMAMGSPISQVLANLMLAVLSGVLSGEAFLSWGWRVPFLLSIVLVAVGIYIRLKVEETPVFKEGVKELATEQSTPAIVMKTQGVTILRLILAFAPIVITFYIVSVFGISYLTSHGFTQSQTFTIIMISNFLSVIAIWWGGRLSDVYGRRKILMIGSAGTLLAALIFFPVANTGSFPLTLAVVAFALVSAQFGNAGQGALFAEAFPTHMRYTGSALALTGSNLIFAAPAPFLASWLMTISNGNTLSITIFWVVTIVAALINMRLMGDGSTLEGKSHRFGRNVPAVETDDPDVQAPANVDDANTAFIRN, from the coding sequence ATGAGTCAGCCCACCCCCACCCCCTACGTGAAACATCCGTCGCGGACCCGCATGCCGGCTTCAGCCCAGGCCAAAAGGGCCGTCGTCAGCGGAACCTTCGGCTCGGCACTCGAATGGTTCGACTTCGCCATCTACGGAGCGATGTCAGCAACCGTCTTTCCCGCCGTGTTCTTCAACAAGCTGGACCCCGGCATCGGTTTGCTGGCCTCGTTCGCGGCCTTCGGGGTCGGCTTCTTCGCCCGTCCGCTTGGAGGCATCGTCTTCGGTCATCTGGGAGACCGGTTCGGACGCCGAAAGATCCTGCTGACCACTTTCGTCCTCATGGGTATGGCGTCAATGATCATCGGGCTTTTGCCGCCCTACTCCTCCATCGGATTCATCGCCCCGTTGGCGCTGGTCCTCATGCGTTTCATTCAGGGCGTTGCGCTGGGCGGTGAGGCCACAGGGGCTCAACTCATGACGATGGAGCATGCTCCAGGAGACCGGCGCTCGTTCTATGGAGCCCTCATGGCGATGGGCTCGCCCATCAGCCAGGTATTGGCCAATCTCATGCTTGCAGTCCTCTCCGGAGTGCTGAGCGGGGAGGCCTTCCTCTCTTGGGGCTGGCGTGTGCCGTTCCTGCTGAGTATCGTCCTCGTGGCAGTGGGTATCTATATCCGTCTCAAGGTTGAAGAGACTCCGGTGTTCAAGGAGGGCGTGAAGGAGCTTGCGACTGAGCAGAGCACCCCGGCGATTGTGATGAAGACGCAGGGCGTGACCATTCTGCGGCTGATCCTGGCTTTCGCCCCGATCGTCATCACGTTCTATATCGTTTCCGTCTTCGGCATCAGTTACCTGACCAGCCACGGATTCACCCAAAGCCAGACGTTTACCATCATCATGATCTCCAATTTCCTGTCCGTGATCGCGATCTGGTGGGGTGGCCGGCTGTCCGATGTCTACGGTCGTCGCAAGATCCTCATGATCGGCTCGGCCGGCACCCTGCTTGCGGCCCTCATTTTCTTCCCGGTCGCAAATACCGGCAGCTTCCCACTGACACTTGCCGTGGTCGCCTTCGCCCTCGTCTCGGCGCAGTTCGGCAATGCCGGTCAGGGAGCGCTCTTCGCCGAAGCCTTCCCGACCCACATGCGCTACACCGGATCCGCACTCGCCCTGACGGGATCAAACCTTATCTTCGCGGCACCTGCTCCCTTCCTCGCCTCGTGGCTGATGACCATTAGCAACGGCAACACCCTCTCGATCACGATTTTCTGGGTGGTCACCATCGTTGCCGCGCTGATCAACATGCGACTGATGGGTGACGGCAGCACGCTCGAAGGAAAGTCGCACCGATTCGGTCGCAATGTACCGGCAGTCGAAACCGATGATCCGGACGTCCAGGCCCCGGCCAACGTCGATGACGCCAACACGGCGTTCATCAGGAACTGA
- a CDS encoding SDR family NAD(P)-dependent oxidoreductase produces the protein MDLTIAESTDREVPERSTLTRTAIVTGGAGGIGRTISRRLAAEGYAVVVADINQDAADQAAAGLPEIDGATHRGFAGDLTNSAVNRELAALAAETAPIGVLVNAVGISPKRNGRKIPFFELGDEEWNQVMAVNVTAPFFLIREAFRYMPTDGSASIVNLLSITAKLGTGGPADADFGPFLPSTAAYGASKAALQNLTASLSHELASRRIRVNGIAPGFVQTPMMGDVPVDERLIGQVPMKRFARPEEIADAVAFLISDQASYITGISLDINGGWLTC, from the coding sequence ATGGACCTCACGATCGCCGAATCCACTGACCGGGAAGTCCCGGAACGCAGCACCCTCACCCGGACGGCAATTGTTACCGGCGGGGCAGGCGGTATCGGCCGGACGATTAGCCGCCGTCTCGCGGCCGAGGGCTACGCCGTCGTCGTCGCCGACATCAATCAGGACGCTGCCGATCAGGCGGCGGCCGGCCTTCCCGAGATCGACGGCGCGACTCACCGCGGTTTCGCGGGCGACCTGACCAACAGCGCAGTCAACCGTGAACTGGCAGCCCTCGCCGCCGAGACGGCGCCCATCGGTGTCCTGGTCAACGCCGTCGGCATTTCCCCGAAACGCAACGGCCGGAAGATCCCGTTCTTCGAGCTCGGCGATGAGGAATGGAACCAGGTGATGGCGGTCAACGTCACCGCCCCATTCTTTCTCATCCGAGAAGCTTTCCGCTACATGCCTACCGACGGCAGCGCAAGCATCGTGAACCTGCTCTCGATTACGGCCAAGCTGGGCACCGGCGGTCCGGCCGATGCCGACTTCGGTCCGTTCCTGCCCAGCACTGCGGCCTACGGAGCGTCGAAGGCGGCACTGCAAAACCTGACAGCCAGCCTCTCGCACGAGCTGGCCAGCCGGCGCATCCGCGTCAACGGAATCGCCCCGGGCTTCGTCCAGACTCCGATGATGGGCGACGTGCCCGTGGATGAGAGGCTCATCGGCCAAGTGCCGATGAAGCGCTTCGCGAGGCCCGAAGAGATCGCCGACGCCGTCGCATTCCTCATCAGCGACCAGGCCAGCTACATCACCGGCATCAGTCTCGACATCAACGGCGGCTGGCTCACCTGCTGA
- a CDS encoding IclR family transcriptional regulator has protein sequence MIRNEDSSRVEAVHRALVLLKLMAESGSLSVTEAAKELDVNPSTAQRLLATLVGDGFARQGKQKRYSPGPEFLRPGMMQPVPPLRLRARPYLERLSERVGETVHLATLVGTEIHHLDGIEATTHALRFGLRTGVVLPAHVTSAGKAMLAELTPQEVDARYKIAAPNSGRRDARIDLARIHADLEKTRRVGVGTNYEESENGVAAVAVSLGVIDGEHAAFSVALPSARFTREDAKRLASCLIQTAKEFKEHEITAQVS, from the coding sequence GTGATACGCAATGAAGACTCTTCTCGGGTGGAAGCCGTCCATAGGGCCTTGGTCCTGCTGAAGCTGATGGCCGAAAGCGGCTCCCTCAGCGTCACGGAGGCCGCAAAGGAACTTGACGTCAACCCGTCGACGGCGCAACGACTGCTCGCCACCCTGGTCGGAGACGGCTTCGCACGGCAGGGAAAACAGAAGCGCTATTCACCCGGCCCGGAGTTCCTGCGGCCCGGAATGATGCAACCGGTTCCGCCGCTCCGCCTCCGCGCCCGGCCCTACCTGGAGCGCCTCTCTGAACGCGTCGGCGAGACGGTCCACCTTGCGACACTCGTCGGCACCGAAATCCACCATCTCGACGGCATCGAAGCCACCACACACGCCTTGCGCTTCGGCCTAAGGACCGGCGTCGTACTTCCAGCCCATGTCACCTCAGCAGGCAAGGCAATGCTCGCCGAACTGACTCCGCAGGAGGTCGACGCCCGATACAAGATCGCAGCGCCGAACTCCGGTAGACGCGACGCGAGAATCGATCTGGCTCGAATTCACGCGGATCTGGAGAAGACCCGCCGGGTAGGCGTGGGTACGAACTACGAGGAAAGCGAAAACGGCGTCGCTGCCGTCGCCGTCTCACTGGGAGTGATCGACGGCGAACACGCCGCATTCAGCGTTGCCCTGCCAAGTGCGCGGTTCACCCGAGAGGACGCCAAACGCCTTGCCAGTTGCCTTATCCAAACAGCCAAGGAATTCAAGGAACACGAAATCACCGCACAGGTTTCATGA
- a CDS encoding MFS transporter yields MLAFSGIVASLTQTLVVPLIAELPKIFDTTASNTSWVITVTLLAGVVSTPVAGKLGDMFGKRRMILISLIPLILGSILCAVAVSVVPMIIGRGLQGLATGLVPLGISLLKDLLPPQRLHGAIALMSSSMGIGGALGLPIAAAVAQYTNWRTLFWAVAVVAALGMVLVWKVIPAAAAPERAGKFDVLGAHGLGAALVCLLLAVSKGADWGWGSLTVLGLFAGAVVLFLLWGVWELRTRDALVDLRVTASRPVLLTNAASILVGFALYSQSLIIPQILQLPTQTGYGLGQSMLQMGLWMAPSGIAMMLISPVGARLTAARGPKTTLIVGAIIMGAGYAGAALMMGTVWGLLVATAVAGIGVGFAYGAMPALIMSSVPSTETGSANSFNSLMRSIGLSLSAAIIGVVLAQMSAPFGAHAIATPDGFRTGLFIGCGVALGAAALCLAIPTAAKTTPDSSGRSDSHAMEPAATSH; encoded by the coding sequence TCACGCAAACCCTCGTGGTCCCCCTTATCGCGGAACTGCCGAAGATTTTTGACACGACGGCGTCGAACACTTCCTGGGTCATCACCGTGACACTCCTGGCCGGTGTGGTCAGCACCCCCGTAGCCGGGAAGCTCGGTGACATGTTCGGCAAGCGCCGGATGATCCTCATCTCGCTAATACCGCTGATCCTCGGATCCATCCTTTGCGCCGTGGCCGTCTCCGTGGTTCCGATGATCATTGGACGCGGCCTGCAGGGCCTCGCCACAGGCCTAGTTCCACTGGGCATCAGCCTGCTCAAAGACCTGCTTCCTCCGCAGCGACTGCACGGTGCGATTGCCCTGATGAGTTCCTCGATGGGCATCGGGGGTGCGCTGGGCCTGCCCATCGCGGCCGCCGTAGCCCAGTACACCAACTGGCGCACCCTGTTCTGGGCCGTGGCAGTCGTGGCCGCATTGGGCATGGTGCTGGTCTGGAAGGTCATCCCGGCCGCCGCGGCACCGGAACGAGCCGGAAAATTCGACGTTCTTGGGGCACACGGCCTCGGCGCAGCCCTGGTCTGCCTCCTCCTGGCCGTGTCCAAGGGCGCGGACTGGGGCTGGGGCAGCCTCACCGTGCTCGGCCTGTTCGCCGGCGCCGTCGTACTCTTCCTCCTCTGGGGAGTGTGGGAGCTACGCACCCGCGACGCCCTGGTCGACCTGCGCGTCACCGCCAGCCGCCCCGTGCTGCTGACCAATGCTGCGTCCATCCTGGTGGGCTTCGCCCTCTATTCCCAGTCGCTGATCATCCCGCAGATCCTCCAGCTCCCCACGCAGACCGGATACGGCCTAGGCCAATCGATGCTGCAGATGGGCCTATGGATGGCCCCCTCCGGCATAGCGATGATGCTCATCTCGCCGGTTGGGGCGCGGCTCACCGCCGCCCGCGGACCGAAGACCACCCTCATCGTCGGCGCTATCATCATGGGCGCCGGCTATGCCGGCGCGGCCCTGATGATGGGGACCGTCTGGGGCCTGCTCGTCGCGACGGCAGTCGCCGGCATCGGCGTCGGCTTCGCCTATGGGGCCATGCCGGCCCTGATCATGAGCAGCGTCCCAAGCACGGAGACCGGCTCCGCAAACAGCTTCAACTCACTGATGCGCTCAATCGGCCTTTCCCTCTCCGCCGCCATCATAGGCGTCGTCCTGGCCCAGATGTCCGCCCCGTTCGGTGCTCATGCCATCGCCACCCCGGACGGTTTCCGGACAGGCCTGTTCATCGGATGCGGCGTTGCCCTGGGCGCCGCGGCGCTCTGCCTGGCCATCCCCACGGCAGCAAAGACCACGCCGGACTCCTCAGGGCGCAGCGACAGTCACGCAATGGAACCCGCGGCAACCAGCCACTGA